The Panicum virgatum strain AP13 chromosome 5K, P.virgatum_v5, whole genome shotgun sequence genome has a window encoding:
- the LOC120708656 gene encoding Bowman-Birk type trypsin inhibitor-like — MKPQVLLVAVAALAVLAALPLAESKGHGIGEHAEAATASAWPCCDTCGSCTRSIPPQCLCEDEAPGGCHPECRNCVKSTDGGSDVFRCADRITNFCKRRCTPAASA, encoded by the exons ATGAAGCCCCAGGTGCTGCTCGTCGCggtggccgccctcgccgtcctcgCAGCTCTGCCCCTCGCCGAAAGCAAAG GGCACGGGATCGGGGAGCACGCGGAggccgcgacggcgagcgcgtgGCCGTGCTGCGACACCTGCGGCTCGTGCACCAGGTCCATCCCGCCGCAGTGCCTGTGCGAGGACGAGGCGCCAGGCGGGTGCCACCCGGAGTGCAGGAACTGCGTCAAGTCCAccgacggcggcagcgacgTCTTCCGCTGCGCCGACCGCATCACCAACTTCTGCAAGCGCCGCTGCACGC
- the LOC120708654 gene encoding PRA1 family protein A1-like, with protein sequence MDWSSVTAEDLVDALREGDWSTPPRPVSEFFSRFTAPRSYSKWTSRLKCNLYYYRTNYFILIMFILGMGFLRKPVAILAALATGLSIALLNDSFAVTFNEKVTRSVRQFSPHLAAKMRPPITPVIRGRPRKRRSIHICGRPRWVFVLLFSAVSCMLWLTSCSLLTVLWALLIGLLATLLHASFRTPNLKARLNTFREEFRAVWRNYSEL encoded by the exons atggACTGGAGCTCTGTGACGGCGGAAGACCTGGTGGACGCGCTGCGGGAGGGGGACTGGTCGACACCGCCGCGCCCCGTCTCCGAGTTCTTCTCCCGCTTCACCGCCCCCCGATCCTACTCCAAGTGGACCAGCCGCCTCAAGTGCAACCTCTACTA TTATAGGACGAACTACTTCATCTTGATAATGTTCATTCTTG GAATGGGCTTTCTTAGGAAGCCAGTTGCCATCCTTGCTGCTTTAGCAACTGGTCTCAGCATTGCGCTTCTCAATGACAG TTTTGCAGTTACTTTCAATGAGAAAGTCACAAGGAGTGTCAGACAATTTTCACCACATTTAGCTGCAAAGATGAGGCCACCCATAAC GCCTGTCATCCGAGGCCgaccaagaaaaagaagatcaattCATATCTGTGGTCGCCCTCGGTGGGTCTTTGTCCTGTTGTTTTCTGCAG TTAGCTGCATGCTCTGGTTGACTTCATGCAGCCTCCTCACAGTTTTGTGGGCCCTACTTATTGGTCTGCTTG CAACCTTGCTTCATGCCAGCTTTAGAACACCTAATTTGAAAGCACGTTTGAACACATTCAGGGAGGAATTTCGAGCAGTATGGAGGAATTACAGTGAGCTGTAA